From Syngnathus scovelli strain Florida chromosome 14, RoL_Ssco_1.2, whole genome shotgun sequence, one genomic window encodes:
- the eml5 gene encoding echinoderm microtubule-associated protein-like 5 isoform X1 has product MADRTAPNCHLRLEWVYGYRGHQCRNNLYYTAAKEIVYFVAGVGVVYNTREHKQKFYLGHNDDIISLALHPERVLVATGQVGKEPYICVWDSYTVQTVSILKDAHSHGVACLAFDLEGQCLVSIGLDSKNTICVWDWRRGKVLAAAPGHTDRIFDISWDLYQPNKLVSCGVKHIKFWSLCGNALTPKRGVFGKTGDLQTILCLACAKDEVTYSGALNGDIYVWKGINLMRTVQGAHGSGIFSMNACEEGFATGGRDGCVRLWDLNFKPITVIDLRETEQGYKVARSENSRGLSVRSVCWRGDHILVGTQDSEIFEVVVHDRNKPFLIMQGHCEGELWALAVHPTKPLAMTGSDDRSVRIWSLIDHALIARCNMEEPIRCAAVSTDGIHLALGMKDGSFTVLRVRDMTEVVHIKDRKEAIHELKYSPDGAHLAVGSNDNSVDIYGVVQRYKKVGECIGSNSFITHMDWSTDSKFLQSNDGSGRRLFYRMPSGKEVTNREELKLVQWASWTCVLGPEVNGIWPKYSSVNDINSVDANFNNQVLVTADDYGLVKLLRYPCIKKGAKCKKYLGHSAHITNVRWSHDYQWVISIGGADHSVFQWKFVPERKSKEALHIAPQETLADSNSEESDSDQSDVPEMDSEIEQETQLTYRRQVYKEDLPQLKEQCKEKDRAIALKKRERAPGSGLKLHFIHGYRGYDCRSNLFYTQTGEIVYHVAAVGIVYNRQQNTQRFYMGHDDDILCLAIHPLKDFVATGQVGRDSCIHIWDTETLKPMSVLKGFHQLGVCSLDFSADGKRLASVGLDDNHTIVLWDWRKGEKLSAMCGSKDKIFVVKINPYLPDKLITAGVKHMKFWHKAGGGLIGRKGSMGKTETMMCAAYGWSEEMVFSGTCTGDICIWREMFLMKTVKAHDGPVFSMHALEKGFVTGGKDGIVALWDDTFERCLKTYAIKRAVLAPGSKGLLLEDNPSIRAISLGHGHILVGTKNGEILEVDKSGPITLLVQGHMEGEVWGLATHPHLPLCATVSDDRTLRIWDLSPSHCMLAVRKLRKGGRCCCFSPDGKALAVGLNDGSFLIVNADTLEDLVSFHHRKDIITDIKFSPVSGKYLAVASADTFVDIYNVMNSKRVGVCKGCLNSITHLDWDRRGKLLQVNTSAKEQFFFEAPRGKRQTILVTEVEKVDWCSWTCVLGTSVEGIWPVIGEVTEVTSACLSHEKKVLATGDDLGYIKLFRYPVKGKYAKFKRYVAHSTHVTNVRWSHEDSLLVTAGGGDTCLMIWAHESETHRELRQCDSEESDIESEDDGGYDSDVTKENEINYTIKALSTNMRPMTGVKPHLQLKEPSVDERQGVVRPPVSRALPLPEKLQTNNVGKKKRPIDDLVLDLVFGYRGNDCRNNVHYLNEGADIIYHTASVGIVLNLTTSCQSFYVEHSDDILCLTINQHPKFPNVVATGQVGDTGDMSATSPSIHVWDAMTKQTLSVLRCFHSGGVCSVSFSATGKLLLSVGLDSEHTITIWKWQEGAKVASRIGHTQRIFVTEFRPDSDTHFVSVGIKHVRFWTLAGRALLSKKGVLSAIEDARMQTMLSVAFGANNLTFTGTISGDVCVWKDHILVRIVAKAHTGPVFTMYTTLRDGLIVTGGKERPSKEGGALKLWDQELKRCRAFRLETGQVIDCVRSVCRGKGKILVGTRNAEIIEVGEKNAACNILVNGHMDGPIWGLGTHPSRDVFLSAAEDGTVRLWDIPEKKMLNKVNLGHPACTISYSPEGDMVAIGMKNGEFIILLVASLKIWGKKRDRRSSIQDIRFSPNSRYLAVGSCESAVDFYDLSLGPQLNRINCCRDIPSFVMQMDFSADSMYIQVSTGAYKRLVYEVPSGKQITEQTHIDRITWATWTSVLGDEVVGIWSRNTDKADVTCACVSHSGLNVVTGDDFGMVKLFDFPCPEKFAKHKRFLGHSAHLTNIRITNGDRFVVSAGGDDRSLFVWRCVHAAH; this is encoded by the exons ATGGCTGACAGGACTGCTCCAAACTGCCACCTGAGACTGGAATGGGTCTACGGATACCGGGGACACCAGTGCCGCAACAACCTCTACTACACAGCCGCCAAGGAGATCGTCTACTTCGTGGCCGGCGTGGGAGTGGTGTACAACACCCGAGAGCACAAGCAGAAATTCTACCTGGGGCACAACGATGACATTATCAG TTTAGCTCTACATCCCGAGCGTGTGTTGGTGGCCACGGGGCAGGTGGGCAAGGAGCCGTACATCTGCGTGTGGGACTCCTACACTGTGCAGACGGTGTCCATCCTCAAAGATGCCCACAGTCATGGCGTTGCTTGCTTGGCCTTTGACCTTGAAGGACAG TGTTTGGTGTCCATTGGTTTGGATTCTAAAAACACAATCTGCGTGTGGGACTGGAGGAGAGGGAAGGTTCTGGCTGCGGCGCCGGGTCATACAGATAGG ATATTTGACATATCCTGGGATTTGTACCAGCCCAACAAGCTCGTAAGCTGCGGAGTCAAACACATCAAG TTCTGGAGCTTATGCGGCAACGCTCTCACGCCCAAACGTGGAGTTTTCGGCAAGACTGGGGATCTCCAAACCATCCTGTGCCTGGCTTGCGCCAAGGATGAGGTCACGTATTCCGGTGCCTTGAACGGCGACATCTATGTGTGGAAAGGGATCAATCTGATGAGGACTGTGCAAGGGGCACATGGG TCAGGGATTTTCAGCATGAACGCTTGCGAAGAGGGTTTTGCCACCGGGGGACGAGATGGTTGCGTCCGCCTGTGGGATCTCAACTTCAAACCAATTACTGTCATTGATCTCAGGGAAACGGAGCAAGGATATAAAG TAGCTAGAAGCGAAAATAGCAGAG ggctgTCTGTCCGTAGTGTTTGCTGGCGGGGAGACCACATCCTGGTGGGCACGCAAGATAGTGAGATCTTCGAGGTGGTGGTCCACGACCGCAACAAGCCTTTCCTTATCATGCAGGGTCACTGTGAGGGCGAGCTGTGGGCGTTGGCCGTGCACCCCACCAAGCCTCTTGCTATGACAGGCAGTGACGACCGCTCAGTCAG GATCTGGAGCCTTATCGATCATGCATTAATAGCTCGCTGCAACATGGAGGAGCCGATCCGCTGTGCAGCTGTCAGCACTGATGGCATTCATTTAGCCTTGGGAATGAAGGATGGCTCGTTCACCGTTCTCCGAGTCAG AGATATGACAGAAGTGGTCCACATCAAGGACAGGAAGGAGGCTATCCATGAGCTGAAGTATTCCCCCGATGGTGCCCATTTGGCTGTCGGCTCCAATGACAACTCAGTGGACATTTATGGTGTTGTGCAGAGGTACAAGAAAGTAGGAGAGTGCATTGGCTCCAACAGCTTCATCACGCACATGGACTGGTCTACGGACAGCAAGTTCCTCCAGTCAAACGATGGCAGCGGCAGGAGGCTCTTCTATAGGATGCCAA GTGGTAAGGAGGTGACCAATAGGGAGGAGCTAAAGCTGGTTCAGTGGGCATCATGGACATGTGTGCTGGGCCCTGAGGTTAACGGAATCTGGCCCAAATATTCTTCTGTCAATGATATTAACTCAGTGGATGCTAACTTCAACAATCAAGTCTTAGTAACAGCCGATGACTACGGATTAGTCAAGCTTCTACGATACCCGTGTATAAAAAAAG gtgcaaaatgtaaaaaatatttagGTCACTCGGCTCATATTACCAATGTAAGATGGTCACATGACTACCAGTGGGTGATAAGCATTGGTGGAGCGGATCACTCGGTCTTCCAATGGAAGTTCGTTCCAGAGAGAAAGTCCAAAGAAGCTCTGCATATTGCACCACAAG AGACTTTAGCAGACTCCAACAGCGAAGAGTCAGACTCTGATCAGTCAGATGTGCCTGAGATGGACTCGGAAATCGAGCAGGAGACTCAGCTTACGTATAGAAGACAG GTTTATAAAGAAGACCTACCTCAGCTCAAAGAGCAGTGCAAAGAGAAAGATCGAGCAATCGCGTTGAAGAAGAGAGAGCGAGCGCCTGGGAGTGGATTGAAGCTGCACTTTATTCATGG CTACAGGGGCTATGATTGCAGAAGTAATTTATTCTATACCCAGACCGGTGAAATTGTCTACCATGTGGCCGCTGTTGGAATCGTGTACAACAGACAGCAGAACACCCAAAGGTTCTACATGGGCCACGATGACGATATTCTCTGTCTGGCCATCCATCCCCTCAAGGACTTTGTAGCAACAGGCCAG GTTGGTCGAGATTCCTGCATCCATATATGGGACACAGAAACATTGAAACCGATGTCTGTGTTGAAAGGTTTTCACCAGCTTGGAGTGTGCTCTTTGGACTTTTCAG CGGATGGCAAGCGCTTGGCCTCAGTGGGCTTGGATGACAATCACACCATTGTGCTTTGGGACTGGAGAAAAGGGGAAAAGCTCTCAGCTATGTG TGGAAGCAAAGACAAGATCTTTGTAGTGAAAATAAATCCCTACCTACCTGACAAGCTCATCACCGCCGGTGTAAAACATATGAAGTTTTGGCACAAAGCTG GTGGTGGACTAATTGGGCGCAAAGGGAGCATGGGCAAGACGGAGACGATGATGTGTGCTGCCTACGGTTGGTCGGAGGAGATGGTCTTCTCGGGCACGTGCACGGGTGATATTTGCATCTGGAGGGAGATGTTCTTGATGAAGACCGTCAAAGCCCACGACGGCCCTGTCTTCAGCATGCACGCTCTGGAAAAG GGATTCGTGACCGGAGGGAAGGATGGTATAGTCGCACTCTGGGATGACACGTTTGAAAGATGCCTCAAGACCTATGCCATCAAGAGGGCGGTACTAGCTCCAGGCTCCAAGG GCTTGCTTCTGGAAGACAACCCATCCATTCGTGCCATTTCTCTGGGCCACGGCCACATTCTTGTGGGAACGAAGAATGGAGAGATTTTGGAGGTGGATAAAAGTGGGCCCATTACTTTGCTGGTCCAG GGTCACATGGAAGGTGAAGTCTGGGGTCTCGCCACCCATCCCCATCTCCCCTTGTGTGCTACTGTCAGTGATGACAGAACACTGCGTATATGGGACCTCTCCCCCAGTCACTGCATGTTGGCAGTGCGCAAGCTCAGGAAAG GTGGCCGCTGTTGCTGCTTCTCCCCTGACGGCAAAGCCTTGGCGGTGGGTCTCAACGACGGCAGCTTTCTCATTGTCAATGCAGATACTTTGGAAGACCTTGTGTCCTTCCATCACCGCAAGGACATCATCACAGACATTAAATTTTCTCCAG TTTCTGGCAAGTACCTTGCGGTGGCATCAGCAGACACATTTGTGGATATTTACAACGTGATGAACAGCAAGAGGGTTGGAGTGTGCAAAGGGTGCCTCAACTCTATCACCCACTTGGATTGGGATAGGAGAG GGAAACTACTTCAAGTCAATACCAGTGCCAAAGAGCAGTTTTTCTTCGAGGCGCCTCGAGGCAAGAGGCAGACTATCCTGGTCACTGAG GTGGAGAAGGTCGACTGGTGTTCATGGACCTGCGTCCTCGGTACGTCTGTCGAGGGCATCTGGCCTGTGATCGGCGAGGTGACAGAGGTGACCTCCGCTTGCCTTAGTCATGAAAAGAAGGTGCTCGCCACAGGAGACGATTTAGGATACATCAAACTTTTCAGATACCCCGTTAAA GGCAAGTATGCAAAGTTCAAACGGTATGTGGCACATAGCACGCATGTTACAAATGTGCGGTGGAGCCACGAGGACAGTTTATTGGTGACGGCTGGCGGCGGGGATACGTGCCTCATGATCTGGGCCCATGAATCCGAGACCCACAGGGAGCTCAGACAATGTGACAGCGAGGAGTCAGACATCGAGAGTGAAGATGATGGAG GTTATGATAGTGATGTCACAAAAGAGAATGAGATCAACTATACCATCAAGGCCTTATCCACCAACATGCGCCCCATGACTGGTGTAAAACCACACCTGCAACTGAAAGAGCCTTCTGTGGATGAGAG ACAAGGTGTGGTCAG ACCTCCTGTTAGCAGAGCCCTGCCACTGCCCGAGAAGCTGCAGACCAACAATGTCGGCAAAAAGAAGAGACCCATTGAC GACCTGGTGTTGGATCTGGTGTTCGGTTACCGTGGCAATGACTGTCGCAATAACGTGCATTACCTGAATGAGGGGGCGGACATCATTTACCACACGGCCTCGGTTGGCATCGTGCTCAACTTGACCACCT CCTGCCAAAGTTTCTATGTTGAACACAGCGATGACATTCTGTGCCTGACAATCAATCAACATCCAAAATTCCCCAACGTGGTGGCAACTGGCCAAGTAG GTGACACTGGTGACATGTCAG CCACGTCTCCGTCGATTCACGTGTGGGACGCTATGACCAAGCAGACGTTATCGGTGCTGCGCTGTTTCCACTCTGGAGGCGTGTGCTCCGTCAGCTTCAGCGCCACGGGCAAGCTTCTTCTCTCTGTGGGCCTGGACTCGGAACACACCATTACCATCTGGAAGTGGCAGGAAG GTGCCAAAGTGGCCAGTCGGATCGGTCACACGCAGAGAATCTTCGTGACTGAGTTCCGGCCTGACTCGGACACTCATTTTGTCTCGGTGGGAATCAAACACGTGCGTTTCTGGACACTAGCCGGGCGAGCTTTGCTTAGCAAGAAAGGAGTGCTGAGCGCCATCGAAGACGCCCGAATGCAAACCATGCTGTCTGTCGCTTTTGGAGCG aaTAACTTAACATTTACAGGTACCATAAgtggagatgtgtgtgtgtggaaagaTCACATTCTTGTAAGGATAGTGGCCAAAGCTCACACGGGCCCCGTGTTCACCATGTACACAACCTTGAGAGATGGCCTCATTGTCACTGGAGGCAAGGAAAGGCC GTCAAAAGAAGGAGGAGCTCTCAAGCTCTGGGATCAGGAGTTGAAACGATGCCGAGCTTTTCGATTAGAAACCGGACAGGTTATTGACTGTGTGCGGTCTGTTTGCAGAGGAAAG GGTAAAATCCTGGTTGGAACCAGGAACGCAGAGATCATTGAGGTCGGGGAGAAGAATGCGGCATGCAATATTTTAGTGAATGGTCACATGGACGGGCCAATTTGGGGATTGGGGACACATCCTAGTAGAGATGTCTTTCTGTCTGCTGCGGAGGATGGGACCGTTCGACTATGGGACATTCCGGAGAAG AAGATGCTGAATAAGGTGAACTTAGGTCACCCGGCATGCACCATCAGTTACAGTCCTGAGGGAGACATGGTGGCCATCGGCATGAAGAACGGAGAGTTCATCATCTTGCTGGTTGCGTCGCTCAAAATCTGGGGCAAGAAAAGAGACCGCCGCTCCTCTATCCAGGATATTAG GTTCAGTCCAAATTCCCGCTACCTGGCCGTCGGCTCTTGCGAAAGCGCCGTCGACTTCTACGACCTGTCACTCGGGCCGCAGTTAAACCGCATCAACTGTTGCCGGGACATCCCCAGCTTCGTCATGCAGATGGACTTCTCTGCGGACAGCATGTACATCCAA GTATCCACTGGTGCTTACAAGAGGCTGGTGTACGAGGTGCCGTCGGGGAAGCAGATCACGGAGCAAACCCACATTGACAGAATTACCTGGGCCACCTGGACCAG CGTCCTCGGCGACGAGGTGGTCGGCATCTGGTCGCGGAACACAGACAAAGCAGACGTCACCTGCGCCTGCGTGTCCCACTCAGGCCTTAACGTCGTCACAGGCGATGACTTTGGAATGGTCAAGCTCTTTGACTTTCCATGTCCGGAGAAGTTT GCAAAACATAAACGCTTTTTGGGCCATTCGGCTCACTTGACAAATATCCGCATCACAAATGGAGACCGCTTTGTGGTGAGCGCTGGTGGAGATGACCGAAG CCTCTTTGTGTGGAGGTGTGTCCATGCCGCCCATTGA